A single region of the Poecile atricapillus isolate bPoeAtr1 chromosome 25, bPoeAtr1.hap1, whole genome shotgun sequence genome encodes:
- the APOA4 gene encoding apolipoprotein A-IV, with the protein MSLQHPQSPCPVPLPPIPQPHIPVTALPALMGPLLHPQSHEVSPQARVAVPGRGSVCPAHPHPSLSLSPRWGWRGRGCVRLWVMSGPCARQAPPRCDRAKVQALAVSQPAWKPQERSGCINSAGSSSSAGTTAVAAQESPALRMAPKAAALVLVLLAISGSRADVNPDEVASVIWKYFTELGSNAKDTVGQLQQAEISKQLNTLLKSNLHSVSAYAEDLQERLVPFATELQARLVQDSQRLKEQIQRELQQLQAKLAPYADEVHQQIGTNIRQLQAKMSPYAEELRSRVDSGAGELQRALEPYAAELRERLRDNAQSIQTSLSPYADRLQQQIDGGVETLKERLSPMADELKAQVEQSVAELRRGLSPYAQEVQDGLNRQLESLTVQMERAAEELRTRLATSSEELRAQLSPLARELREAASGDAESLRQRLAPLAQQLEQRVGNTLEAFRQQAAPFGETFGKQLVQRLEEMRGKLDSGAAGVEDHLELLEKEVREKVAAFLSTVPPPEN; encoded by the exons ccctgcagcatccccagTCCCCGTGTCCTGTCCCGCTGCCACCCATCCCACAACCACACATCCCAGTtactgcactgccagcactgatGGGGCCATTGCTGCACCCACAGAGCCACGAGGTGTCCCCTCAGGCCAGGGTCGCTGTCCCCGGGAGGGGCTCGGTGTGTCCTGCGcacccccatcccagcctgtccctgtcaccccgCTGGGGCTGGCGGGGCCGGGGTTGTGTCAGGCTCTGGGTGATGTCAGGCCCGTGCGCACGTCAGGCACCTCCACGTTGTGACCGTGCTAAAGTCCAAGCCCTTGCTGTGTCACAGCCCGCGTGGAAGCCGCAGGAGCGCTCAGGCTGCATAAATagcgctgggagcagcagctccgcAGGTACCACAGCCGTGGCAGCACAg GAGTCCCCAGCGCTCAGGATGGCGCCGAAGGCGGCCGCCCTTGTCCTGGTTCTCCTGGCGATCTCAG GCTCACGGGCTGATGTGAACCCTGACGAGGTGGCCAGCGTGATCTGGAAGTACTTCACGGAGCTGGGCAGCAATGCCAAGGACACGGTGGgccagctgcagcaggctgagatCAGCAAGCAGCTCAA CACCCTGCTGAAGAGCAACCTGCACAGCGTCAGCGCCTACGCCGAGGACCTGCAGGAGCGGCTGGTGCCCTTTGCCACCGAGCTGCAGGCGCGGCTGGTGCAGGACTCCCAGCGGCTGAAGGAGCAGATCCAgcgggagctgcagcagctgcaggccaAGCTGGCTCCCTATGCCGACGAGGTGCACCAGCAGATCGGCACCAACATCCGCCAGCTGCAGGCCAAGATGAGCCCGTACGCCGAGGAGCTGCGCTCCCGGGTGGACAGCGGCGCCGGGGAGCTGCAGCGGGCGCTGGAGCCCTACGCGGCCgagctgcgggagcggctgagGGACAACGCCCAGAGCATCCAGACCTCCCTGAGCCCCTACGCTGACcggctgcagcagcagatcGACGGCGGCGTGGAGACCCTGAAGGAGCGGCTGTCGCCCATGGCAGATGAGCTGAAGGCGCAGGTGGAGCAGAGCGTGGCCGAGCTGCGGCGCGGGCTCAGCCCCTACGCCCAGGAGGTGCAGGACGGCCTCAACCGGCAGCTGGAGAGCCTGACCGTGCAGATGGAGCGGGCGGCCGAGGAGCTGCGCACCCGCCTGGCCACCAGCTCGGAGGAGCTGCGCGCCCAGCTGAGCCCGCTGGCCCGGGAGCTGCGGGAGGCGGCGAGCGGAGATGCCGAGAGCCTGCGGCAGCGCCTggctcccctggcccagcagctggagcagcgtGTGGGGAACACGCTGGAGGCCTTCCGGCAGCAGGCGGCTCCCTTCGGAGAGACCTTCGGGAAGCAGCTGGTGCAGCGGCTGGAGGAGATGCGCGGCAAGCTGGACTCGGGCGCTGCCGGCGTGGAGgatcacctggagctgctggagaaggaggTGCGGGAGAAGGTGGCTGCTTTCCTCAGCACCGTCCCACCCCCAGAGAATTAA
- the APOA5 gene encoding apolipoprotein A-V isoform X1 yields MGGGAGPAPSPEPGGQRAVSRTMLLKAALLLSLLAGCPGGCGHGGSRAGCAAAQAPLPPAVSPAKPAQSGLWEYLSQLTGDKDSLEHGQSKLGRDLTNLKESIQDGVSYMGDFLEKLSPLNRGLQPPLYEDPASLRKAIRRELDSLRVKLSPYVDEVHQQVGKHLDELRQQLRPFTEELLEQASLRARELRRHLMPSREVTAQLLDGADELQRFMAPYADKIAFHTEQVKEIFQPYTERLLTEIRRNVEELHRSVAPHARASPEQLQQHIQELSAKLTRNARDLHQQIQRSLEQLKAKLSPFPGRLGARPRSREALAREVQRSVEEFRQDTYAQIRAFTRALDHETEEMRLKLSARPEPPEEPLDASPPPLEDLRARLDALWRDLALSLSERGGEGGQGGQGGEARAGPAGPGRLRG; encoded by the exons ATGGGCGGCGGGGCAGGGCCAGCCCCGTCCCCCGAGCCCGGGGGGCAGCGGGCAGTCAG CCGGACCATGCTGCTGAAGGCTGCGCTGCTCCTCTCGCTGCTGGCCGGCTGCCCGGGTGGGTGCGGGCAcgggggcagcagggcagggtgcGCGGCAGCACAagccccgctcccgcccgcAGTGTCCCCGGCCAAGCCGGCACAGAGCGGCCTCTGGGAGTACCTGAGCCAGCTGACGGGTGACAAGGACAGCCTGGAGCACGGCCAGAGCAAGCTGGGCAGGGACCTGAC GAACCTGAAGGAGAGCATTCAGGATGGGGTCAGCTACATGGGGGatttcctggagaagctgtcGCCCCTCAACAGGGGCCTGCAGCCGCCGCTCTACGAGGACCCGGCCAGCCTGCGCAAGGCCATCCGCAGGGAGCTGGACAGCCTCAGGGTGAAGCTGTCCCCGTACGTGGACGAGGTGCACCAGCAGGTCGGGAAGCACCTGGACGAGCTCCGGCAGCAGCTGCGGCCGTTCacggaggagctgctggagcaggcgTCCCTGCGGGCCCGGGAGCTCCGGCGGCACCTGATGCCCAGCCGGGAGGTGACGGCGCAGCTCCTGGACGGCGCCGACGAGCTCCAGCGCTTCATGGCTCCCTACGCCGACAAGATCGCCTTCCACACGGAGCAGGTGAAGGAAATCTTCCAGCCGTACACGGAGCGGCTGCTGACCGAGATCCGCCGCAACGTGGAGGAGCTGCACCGCAGCGTGGCCCCGCACGCCCGCGCCAGCCccgagcagctccagcagcacatccaggagCTGTCGGCCAAGCTGACCCGCAACGCGCGGGACCTGCACCAGCAGATCCAgaggagcctggagcagctgaaggcCAAGCTGAGCCCGTTCCCCGGCAGGCTCGGGgcgcggccccgctcccgggAGGCGCTGGCGCGGGAGGTGCAGCGGAGCGTGGAGGAGTTCCGGCAGGACACGTACGCGCAGATCCGCGCCTTCACCCGGGCGCTGGACCACGAGACGGAGgagatgcggctgaagctcaGCGCCCGCCCGGAGCCGCCCGAGGAGCCGCTGGACGCGTCGCCGCCGCCCCTGGAGGACCTGCGCGCCCGGCTGGACGCGCTGTGGCGGGACCTGGCGCTGAGCCTGAGCGAGCGCGGCGGGGAGGGCGGGCAGGGCGGGCAGGGCGGGGAGGCGCGGgcgggcccggcggggccggggcggctcCGCGGCTGA
- the APOA5 gene encoding apolipoprotein A-V isoform X2 — MLLKAALLLSLLAGCPGGCGHGGSRAGCAAAQAPLPPAVSPAKPAQSGLWEYLSQLTGDKDSLEHGQSKLGRDLTNLKESIQDGVSYMGDFLEKLSPLNRGLQPPLYEDPASLRKAIRRELDSLRVKLSPYVDEVHQQVGKHLDELRQQLRPFTEELLEQASLRARELRRHLMPSREVTAQLLDGADELQRFMAPYADKIAFHTEQVKEIFQPYTERLLTEIRRNVEELHRSVAPHARASPEQLQQHIQELSAKLTRNARDLHQQIQRSLEQLKAKLSPFPGRLGARPRSREALAREVQRSVEEFRQDTYAQIRAFTRALDHETEEMRLKLSARPEPPEEPLDASPPPLEDLRARLDALWRDLALSLSERGGEGGQGGQGGEARAGPAGPGRLRG, encoded by the exons ATGCTGCTGAAGGCTGCGCTGCTCCTCTCGCTGCTGGCCGGCTGCCCGGGTGGGTGCGGGCAcgggggcagcagggcagggtgcGCGGCAGCACAagccccgctcccgcccgcAGTGTCCCCGGCCAAGCCGGCACAGAGCGGCCTCTGGGAGTACCTGAGCCAGCTGACGGGTGACAAGGACAGCCTGGAGCACGGCCAGAGCAAGCTGGGCAGGGACCTGAC GAACCTGAAGGAGAGCATTCAGGATGGGGTCAGCTACATGGGGGatttcctggagaagctgtcGCCCCTCAACAGGGGCCTGCAGCCGCCGCTCTACGAGGACCCGGCCAGCCTGCGCAAGGCCATCCGCAGGGAGCTGGACAGCCTCAGGGTGAAGCTGTCCCCGTACGTGGACGAGGTGCACCAGCAGGTCGGGAAGCACCTGGACGAGCTCCGGCAGCAGCTGCGGCCGTTCacggaggagctgctggagcaggcgTCCCTGCGGGCCCGGGAGCTCCGGCGGCACCTGATGCCCAGCCGGGAGGTGACGGCGCAGCTCCTGGACGGCGCCGACGAGCTCCAGCGCTTCATGGCTCCCTACGCCGACAAGATCGCCTTCCACACGGAGCAGGTGAAGGAAATCTTCCAGCCGTACACGGAGCGGCTGCTGACCGAGATCCGCCGCAACGTGGAGGAGCTGCACCGCAGCGTGGCCCCGCACGCCCGCGCCAGCCccgagcagctccagcagcacatccaggagCTGTCGGCCAAGCTGACCCGCAACGCGCGGGACCTGCACCAGCAGATCCAgaggagcctggagcagctgaaggcCAAGCTGAGCCCGTTCCCCGGCAGGCTCGGGgcgcggccccgctcccgggAGGCGCTGGCGCGGGAGGTGCAGCGGAGCGTGGAGGAGTTCCGGCAGGACACGTACGCGCAGATCCGCGCCTTCACCCGGGCGCTGGACCACGAGACGGAGgagatgcggctgaagctcaGCGCCCGCCCGGAGCCGCCCGAGGAGCCGCTGGACGCGTCGCCGCCGCCCCTGGAGGACCTGCGCGCCCGGCTGGACGCGCTGTGGCGGGACCTGGCGCTGAGCCTGAGCGAGCGCGGCGGGGAGGGCGGGCAGGGCGGGCAGGGCGGGGAGGCGCGGgcgggcccggcggggccggggcggctcCGCGGCTGA